One Fibrobacterota bacterium DNA window includes the following coding sequences:
- a CDS encoding tetratricopeptide repeat protein → MEAARLAKEETARLAKARQDSIAQTQAEKKAAAEADRQAKAEALRLAKEETARLAKARADSIAQVKAERIAQAKADSSAKAEASRLAKEEKARLAKVRADSIAQVQAEKKAALEANRQAKLEAARLAKEEAARLAKARADSIAQVQAEKKAALEAARVAKLQADSLAREEAKARAKAKADSVAQVLAEKKAALEAARVAKLQADSLAREEARVRAKAKADSIAQALAEKKAAAEAARIAKVKADSVAREEAKVRAQARADSLAKVEAERKAAREEAARLAKEEADRRAKERLDSLARVEADRKAKAEAERVAKEEAAKLAKEEAERRAKAKADSLAKVEEDRRLAAEAEKQFQGQVTALLAEQPAQLDTAAVLAKLQDRIARAKTSDSRLVEAEATIHFKQWNFRGVVDDFHKQKVLSANGNRMMALSLFELQDYKASLGYFRKMPNVSANRADWGKYIKTLLETKNKTLAVGQYEQYLAKYPDADDALAFLIDYYRQPLQKDKLIPKLELQLAKSPKDVALLSELISLYDKNSPKSIEYRERLLKENPEDSKQALALAQAYEAKGAVAQALPLYQKLAKDAPTDKAVNLKAGEISLQAKKPDEALPFLEAAHTADPADKKLTLRLAALYEDSKQQDKAAELYSAVMGVDPKDKAVQAKLLQLYTAKGDKEQIRGLLMRIDDADATAHQAQFQLAKTFLADGDKDKAYAYLAKALRNQPNNQEYLALLPSVVQSDDQVDAHFAALEKSAFLPGAKPELQAMVARGFGKRKNNLMSARLYAEAYSKDPKVLDGKREAVVSVYEAKNLELAGALAEKYLATDDKDRQIREIEVNSFTATNKPADKVREAIKGLAALDAEGAAKWSMKLAQLDLQAQDTASAIEHAKEWLNRNPKDAAGWRFLAPLVVKRAGQEETQIQVLEKLSQLEPANKGRYDLALGDLYLGKGDFESAEKAMSSATKASPANAALFFKLGEVETKLRKDKDAAAAYQRAYMLDRTNVQYARAYSASVDTKDEIKINLPLFQLLSKNGPSGDERKKLAQAYFLNADYANAAKEFEALLPADPDLAVKEPMVADAYMKSGQASKARALYEARLKDDPSNLQLLETVANIYKAEGNNQGYVTTVEKIVAADPKYKNYQLTLAQEREKSKDYKGALDQYSAWVSRNGGDLASVKAMHRLATQTGDTAALMDALVRLNREKVVDPAYRFQLAELDYKRSGNVGGVERLVKTHPEWKVGKGILVKEYLRTHAMPKLVPLQGFLLAESKTNKELLEPLADLYAMQKKTLQANIAYHDLLLAYPKDRETYTKVVKYSEANKSPYLPDVYRIGYEAFPDDMDVKRSYAATLGNTPKALAIYQEILEKETDVKIISKALGIALALNQTQAAAALLDKWTNVEPKEPKVWQQALAVHTQMHNVPRMIEDLEQLSRFFPNNKDYPLQLARLYEDGKQPDKAADMYQKALALDPKNKAVQNKLISLFTAQNRQPELRDLLLSIDKNDPTAHEAQYMLAKMFLADNDRDRAYVYATKALRNQPNNQLYLSLLPQTVITDEQVMANFPALEKFALLPGAKPELQVLVARGYAKKKNWIFANRLFADAYAKNPKLLDGNRDAVIAMSEAKNWPMAGKLADAYLQGAPSAPATPPGGATGNPPANAPVNAPGTDKDLVIQQIRYNAYVATAQPPEKLREALKGLVAVDPDANKYYLRLAQLDLAAHDTSVAVAHAREYLAKNPKETAGWKFLLPLVAKKPGQEDIYIQTLEKLVVLDPGMRARYDLELGNLYFEKGDFEGAEKSLSSAVKTSPANASLWFKLGETLVKLRKDKEAADKYARAYHLEPNNLTYARAYVRSVDTRDEIKANLPLFKTLAANGPSVDERKKLGMAYYLNGDYANAAKEFDWQLQGDPTVGTTDPMYADAYMKTGQTKKAQGLYEQRLATDPNNLPILETLAGIYKASGDQKDYVATVEKIVAVNPKYKGYQLILAVEKEKAKDYKGALQEYSEWVTRNAEDETALKSMHRLAEMQKDTAALMDALVRLTRKKGADPVYSFQMAEVDYVRSGNFTGIERLVKTHPTYTHGKIILIKAYYKKGAYSKMVPFLPFLSAQAKTDKSLSEPLADLYASMKKSGPANEAYFDAVHFDKKDRDLFDKAYKYAKDHDSPYRPALLKQGYEQFPDDGQLKFDYALTLGKTPKALDLYNEILQKDHNNLAVVRNAAEVSVALFKQADAIDHLTHWATLEPEQPRPWSLLVDIYTQQRNDTKLADALEHLSALSPKNGDLAFKAALADKKIGNKEKSLELLTKAVALNGTNPLYQKEFGLALFAAGQTARAKAPLLIADKSLKNDESINTALYNIYVAEKNKGLARERLRFLFALRPANKEYAYGLARLESDLKNPAGAVSILERPNLKDDLNADMSFLLLDGYFKLGQRDRAAALGPVLIRKFPEEAKQSLPLAILFYETKQRAKAKEILETYVRNTPSEEAFYYLGKCYYDEKNWEQAINSLDRADLNRPDVLRMLGESYIANKEPERAIKAYEDYYAKTKDIKVLAELYTLYKRTQDTEGTRAILERLIAAEPGNYDYRVELAELYRGKGDTKKAEAQYEMILKKIPNHPASNMNYGMILAARKDYAKATHMLETGLAKFPDSAMGWRYLGDAYRSEKRYPAALVAYKKAYKLQPNSLPLAVAKMQMTKEAGSSDELPGAYADVVRLDSSNVEAAAALADIRFNDRKYADAAALYAKVTSVKGNDKNLWANYGNALIETKDIEGAKRALQRAVDLGEKSPKVMTSLARIYKEEGNSEKAEAILSEMVKKDPRNHLAYYWLGQIALERNQPGVAEDYLKKAQVLAPTNPDYVEALARMQYGKDEFASAAKLLEPVKANLSTPGHLMYGDCLMKQGKNEAALAEINAVFVKDPSAPVLAKLAELQINKGNDREAIRLIEASDFKGDTTVQFALAKARVDSRETDRAREILDRLIKMNKYNAGYWHYRGLSYYYDHNYGKAKKDFDQALDINQDYMDAVYHIGLCLLKDGSSTDAKNYFKELSQHANASWQAKGFLGLAMAFEAERKYEAAENFLQKSNAAEENPEALSLLAKVLLKLRKPSEAEKNARRALELQPGNSVAVAAMGDVLLAQNRKPEAVSLVKKALEGNPNSCDLLIGSAKVNFAAGNYETSKQNSTYAISICPEEASPYYYAGVVADKKYDKKQAKDYFKAFKKHGGDEGMLPADYR, encoded by the coding sequence ATGGAAGCAGCCCGCCTGGCTAAGGAAGAGACCGCCCGCCTCGCGAAGGCGCGCCAGGATAGCATCGCGCAAACCCAGGCCGAGAAGAAAGCCGCCGCCGAAGCGGATCGGCAGGCGAAAGCGGAGGCCCTCCGCCTAGCCAAGGAAGAAACGGCGCGCCTGGCCAAGGCGCGGGCGGATAGCATCGCGCAGGTGAAGGCAGAGCGTATCGCCCAGGCCAAGGCCGACAGCTCTGCGAAGGCGGAAGCCTCCCGTCTGGCCAAGGAAGAGAAGGCGCGCCTCGCGAAGGTGCGGGCCGATAGCATAGCGCAGGTCCAGGCCGAAAAGAAGGCGGCCCTGGAGGCGAATCGCCAAGCCAAGCTGGAAGCGGCCCGCCTGGCCAAGGAAGAGGCGGCGCGCCTCGCGAAGGCCCGCGCCGATAGCATCGCCCAGGTCCAGGCCGAGAAGAAGGCCGCTTTGGAAGCCGCCCGCGTGGCGAAGTTGCAGGCCGATAGCCTGGCCCGGGAAGAAGCCAAGGCACGCGCCAAGGCTAAAGCCGATAGCGTCGCCCAAGTCCTGGCCGAAAAGAAGGCCGCTTTGGAGGCCGCGCGCGTCGCAAAACTGCAAGCGGATAGCCTTGCCCGCGAGGAAGCCAGGGTCCGCGCGAAAGCCAAGGCCGATAGCATCGCCCAGGCGCTGGCCGAGAAGAAAGCGGCGGCTGAAGCGGCCCGCATCGCCAAGGTGAAGGCGGACAGCGTCGCCCGCGAAGAAGCGAAGGTGCGCGCCCAGGCTCGCGCCGATAGTCTCGCCAAGGTGGAAGCCGAACGCAAGGCCGCCCGCGAAGAAGCCGCCCGCTTGGCCAAGGAAGAGGCCGATCGCAGGGCGAAGGAGCGCCTGGACAGCCTGGCCCGGGTGGAAGCCGATCGCAAGGCGAAGGCGGAAGCGGAGCGAGTAGCCAAGGAAGAAGCCGCGAAGCTGGCTAAGGAAGAGGCGGAACGCAGGGCCAAAGCCAAGGCCGATAGCCTCGCGAAAGTGGAAGAGGACCGCCGCCTGGCCGCCGAAGCCGAAAAGCAGTTCCAGGGCCAGGTCACCGCCTTGCTCGCCGAACAGCCGGCCCAACTCGATACCGCCGCCGTACTGGCCAAATTGCAGGATCGCATCGCGCGCGCCAAGACCTCCGATTCCCGCTTGGTCGAAGCCGAGGCCACGATCCATTTCAAGCAATGGAATTTCCGCGGCGTGGTGGACGACTTCCATAAGCAGAAGGTCCTTTCCGCCAACGGCAATCGCATGATGGCCCTGTCCCTCTTCGAATTGCAGGACTACAAGGCCTCCCTGGGATATTTCCGCAAGATGCCCAACGTGTCCGCCAACCGCGCGGATTGGGGCAAGTACATCAAGACCTTGCTCGAGACCAAGAATAAGACCCTGGCGGTCGGACAGTACGAGCAATACCTGGCCAAATACCCCGATGCCGACGACGCCTTGGCGTTCCTGATCGACTACTATCGTCAGCCTCTCCAGAAGGACAAGCTGATCCCCAAGTTGGAATTGCAACTGGCCAAGAGCCCCAAGGATGTCGCCCTGCTCTCGGAGCTGATTTCCCTCTATGATAAGAACAGCCCCAAGTCGATCGAGTACCGCGAACGCTTGTTGAAGGAGAATCCGGAGGATAGCAAACAGGCCCTGGCCCTGGCCCAGGCCTACGAGGCCAAAGGCGCCGTCGCCCAAGCCCTGCCGCTGTACCAGAAGCTGGCCAAGGATGCGCCCACCGACAAGGCGGTCAACCTGAAGGCCGGGGAAATCTCCCTACAAGCCAAGAAGCCGGACGAGGCCTTGCCTTTCCTCGAGGCCGCGCATACCGCCGATCCCGCCGATAAGAAACTGACCCTGCGCCTGGCCGCCCTCTACGAGGATTCCAAGCAGCAGGACAAGGCCGCCGAGCTCTACTCCGCCGTGATGGGTGTCGATCCCAAGGACAAGGCGGTGCAAGCCAAGCTGTTGCAGCTTTACACCGCCAAGGGCGACAAAGAACAAATCCGCGGCTTGTTGATGCGCATCGACGATGCGGATGCGACCGCGCATCAGGCCCAATTCCAGTTGGCCAAGACCTTCCTGGCCGATGGCGACAAGGACAAGGCCTATGCCTATCTCGCCAAGGCCCTGCGCAATCAGCCGAACAACCAGGAGTACCTGGCCCTCTTGCCCTCCGTGGTCCAAAGCGACGATCAGGTCGACGCCCATTTCGCGGCCTTGGAGAAGTCGGCCTTCTTGCCTGGCGCCAAGCCCGAGTTGCAAGCCATGGTCGCGCGCGGCTTCGGCAAGCGCAAGAACAACCTGATGTCCGCACGTCTCTACGCCGAGGCCTACTCGAAAGACCCCAAGGTCCTCGACGGCAAACGCGAGGCGGTGGTTTCGGTTTATGAAGCCAAAAACCTGGAACTGGCCGGAGCCCTGGCCGAAAAGTATCTGGCCACCGACGATAAGGATCGCCAGATCCGCGAGATCGAAGTCAACTCCTTCACGGCGACGAATAAGCCCGCCGATAAGGTACGCGAAGCCATCAAAGGTCTCGCCGCCTTGGACGCCGAAGGCGCCGCCAAATGGTCGATGAAGCTGGCCCAACTCGATCTGCAAGCCCAGGATACCGCCTCGGCCATCGAGCATGCGAAGGAATGGCTGAACCGCAATCCCAAGGACGCCGCCGGCTGGCGCTTCCTGGCCCCGTTGGTGGTCAAGCGCGCCGGACAAGAGGAGACCCAGATCCAAGTGCTGGAGAAGCTCTCGCAGTTGGAGCCGGCCAATAAGGGCCGTTATGATCTCGCGCTCGGCGATCTGTACCTCGGCAAGGGGGATTTCGAAAGCGCCGAGAAGGCCATGTCTAGCGCCACCAAGGCCAGCCCGGCCAACGCCGCCTTGTTCTTCAAGCTGGGCGAAGTGGAAACCAAGCTGCGCAAGGATAAGGATGCGGCCGCCGCCTATCAGCGCGCCTATATGCTCGATCGTACCAACGTGCAGTACGCCCGCGCCTATTCGGCCTCGGTCGATACCAAGGACGAGATCAAGATCAACTTGCCTCTCTTCCAGTTGCTGTCGAAGAACGGACCCAGCGGAGACGAGCGCAAGAAGTTGGCGCAGGCCTATTTCCTGAATGCCGACTACGCCAACGCGGCCAAGGAATTCGAGGCCTTGCTCCCGGCCGATCCCGATCTGGCCGTGAAAGAGCCCATGGTGGCGGACGCCTACATGAAGTCCGGCCAGGCCTCCAAGGCCCGCGCCCTGTACGAAGCCCGCCTGAAGGACGATCCCAGCAATCTGCAATTGCTGGAGACGGTCGCGAACATCTACAAGGCCGAAGGGAACAACCAAGGCTACGTGACCACCGTCGAGAAGATCGTGGCCGCCGATCCGAAGTACAAGAATTACCAATTGACCCTGGCCCAGGAGCGGGAAAAGTCCAAGGATTATAAAGGCGCCCTGGATCAATATTCCGCCTGGGTGTCCCGCAACGGCGGCGACCTCGCCTCGGTGAAAGCCATGCATCGCTTGGCGACCCAAACGGGGGATACCGCGGCTTTGATGGACGCCTTGGTGCGCCTCAACCGCGAGAAGGTGGTCGATCCCGCCTACCGCTTCCAATTGGCCGAGCTCGATTACAAGCGCAGCGGCAACGTGGGCGGCGTCGAGCGCCTGGTCAAGACCCATCCCGAATGGAAGGTCGGCAAGGGCATCCTGGTGAAGGAATACCTGCGCACGCATGCCATGCCCAAGTTGGTCCCCTTGCAGGGTTTCCTCTTGGCCGAATCCAAGACCAACAAGGAATTGCTGGAGCCGCTGGCGGATCTGTATGCCATGCAGAAGAAGACCTTGCAGGCCAATATCGCCTATCATGATCTGCTGCTTGCCTATCCTAAGGATCGCGAAACCTACACCAAGGTCGTGAAGTACTCCGAAGCCAACAAATCGCCCTACCTTCCCGACGTCTACCGCATCGGATACGAAGCCTTCCCCGACGATATGGACGTCAAGCGGTCCTATGCCGCCACCTTGGGCAATACCCCCAAGGCGCTGGCCATCTACCAGGAAATCCTGGAGAAGGAAACCGACGTCAAGATCATCAGCAAGGCCTTGGGGATCGCGCTGGCCCTGAACCAGACCCAGGCAGCCGCGGCCTTGCTCGACAAGTGGACCAACGTCGAGCCGAAGGAACCGAAGGTATGGCAGCAGGCCTTGGCCGTGCATACCCAGATGCACAACGTGCCGCGCATGATCGAGGACCTGGAACAGCTCTCGCGTTTCTTCCCGAACAATAAGGACTATCCCCTGCAGCTGGCGCGCCTGTACGAAGACGGCAAGCAGCCGGACAAGGCCGCCGACATGTACCAGAAGGCGCTGGCCTTGGATCCCAAGAACAAGGCGGTGCAGAACAAGCTGATTTCCCTGTTCACGGCCCAGAACCGCCAGCCCGAGTTGCGCGATCTGCTGCTGTCCATCGACAAGAACGATCCCACGGCGCACGAGGCCCAATACATGCTGGCCAAGATGTTCCTGGCCGACAACGATCGCGATCGCGCCTACGTCTACGCGACCAAGGCCCTGCGCAACCAGCCGAACAACCAGCTTTATTTGTCTTTGCTCCCGCAGACCGTGATCACCGACGAGCAAGTGATGGCCAACTTCCCCGCCTTGGAGAAGTTCGCCTTGCTCCCCGGCGCCAAGCCCGAACTGCAGGTCTTGGTGGCCCGCGGCTACGCCAAGAAGAAGAACTGGATCTTCGCGAACCGCCTCTTCGCTGACGCCTATGCCAAGAATCCCAAGCTGCTGGACGGCAACCGCGACGCGGTGATCGCCATGAGCGAAGCCAAGAACTGGCCCATGGCCGGCAAGCTCGCCGATGCCTATCTGCAAGGCGCGCCCAGCGCTCCCGCCACCCCTCCCGGCGGCGCGACGGGCAATCCGCCCGCTAATGCCCCCGTTAACGCTCCCGGCACGGACAAGGATCTCGTCATCCAGCAGATCCGCTACAACGCCTACGTGGCCACCGCCCAGCCGCCCGAGAAGTTGCGCGAAGCCCTGAAGGGCCTGGTGGCCGTGGACCCCGACGCCAACAAGTATTACTTGCGGCTGGCCCAACTCGATTTGGCCGCGCACGATACGTCCGTCGCGGTGGCGCATGCGCGCGAATACCTGGCGAAGAATCCCAAGGAAACGGCGGGCTGGAAGTTCCTTCTTCCCTTGGTGGCCAAGAAGCCGGGCCAAGAGGACATCTACATCCAGACCCTGGAGAAGTTGGTCGTGCTGGACCCCGGCATGCGCGCCCGCTACGATCTCGAATTGGGCAACCTGTATTTCGAAAAGGGCGATTTCGAAGGCGCCGAGAAATCCCTCTCCAGCGCGGTGAAGACGAGCCCGGCCAACGCCTCGCTCTGGTTCAAGCTGGGCGAGACCCTGGTCAAGTTGCGCAAGGATAAGGAAGCGGCGGACAAATACGCCCGCGCCTATCATCTCGAACCCAACAACCTGACCTATGCCCGCGCCTACGTGCGCAGCGTGGATACCCGCGATGAGATTAAGGCGAATCTGCCTCTCTTCAAGACCCTGGCCGCCAACGGGCCCAGCGTGGATGAACGCAAGAAGCTCGGTATGGCCTATTACCTGAACGGCGATTACGCCAATGCCGCCAAGGAGTTCGATTGGCAGTTGCAGGGAGATCCCACCGTCGGCACCACCGATCCCATGTACGCCGACGCCTACATGAAGACCGGGCAGACCAAGAAGGCCCAGGGCCTATACGAGCAGCGCCTGGCGACCGATCCCAACAACCTGCCCATCCTGGAAACCCTGGCCGGCATCTACAAGGCTTCCGGGGATCAGAAGGACTACGTGGCCACGGTCGAGAAGATCGTTGCCGTGAATCCCAAGTACAAGGGCTATCAGCTCATCCTGGCGGTGGAGAAGGAAAAGGCCAAGGATTATAAGGGCGCCTTGCAGGAATACTCCGAATGGGTAACCCGCAACGCCGAAGACGAGACGGCCTTGAAGTCCATGCATCGCCTGGCGGAAATGCAGAAGGACACCGCGGCCTTGATGGACGCCTTGGTGCGGCTGACGCGCAAGAAGGGAGCCGATCCCGTCTACTCCTTCCAGATGGCTGAAGTGGATTACGTGCGTTCCGGGAACTTCACCGGCATCGAGCGCCTGGTGAAAACCCATCCCACCTATACGCATGGCAAGATCATCCTGATAAAGGCCTATTATAAGAAGGGCGCCTATTCCAAGATGGTCCCGTTCCTGCCCTTCCTGTCCGCCCAGGCCAAGACCGACAAGAGCCTGTCGGAACCGCTGGCCGACCTTTACGCCTCCATGAAGAAGTCCGGGCCGGCGAACGAAGCCTACTTCGACGCGGTGCATTTCGATAAGAAGGATCGCGACCTGTTCGACAAGGCCTATAAGTACGCCAAGGACCACGATTCGCCCTATCGCCCGGCCTTGCTCAAGCAAGGTTACGAGCAATTCCCCGACGACGGCCAGCTCAAGTTCGACTATGCCCTCACCTTGGGCAAGACCCCGAAGGCCTTGGATCTCTATAACGAGATTTTGCAGAAGGACCACAACAACCTGGCGGTGGTGCGCAATGCGGCCGAGGTGTCGGTGGCGCTTTTCAAGCAGGCCGACGCAATCGATCACCTGACGCATTGGGCGACCTTGGAACCGGAACAGCCCCGCCCCTGGAGCCTGTTGGTGGACATCTACACCCAGCAACGGAACGACACCAAGCTGGCGGATGCCTTGGAGCATTTGTCGGCCTTGTCGCCCAAGAACGGCGACCTCGCCTTCAAGGCGGCCCTGGCGGACAAGAAGATCGGCAATAAGGAAAAATCCTTGGAGTTGCTGACCAAGGCGGTCGCCCTCAACGGCACCAATCCGCTCTATCAGAAGGAGTTCGGTTTGGCCCTTTTCGCGGCGGGACAGACCGCGCGCGCCAAGGCGCCGCTCCTCATCGCCGATAAGTCGCTCAAGAACGACGAGTCCATCAACACGGCCCTCTACAACATCTACGTGGCGGAAAAGAACAAGGGCCTGGCCCGCGAGCGCCTGCGCTTCCTGTTCGCCCTGCGCCCGGCCAATAAGGAATACGCCTACGGCCTGGCCCGACTGGAATCCGATCTCAAGAACCCCGCCGGGGCGGTGAGCATCCTGGAGCGCCCGAACCTGAAGGACGATTTGAACGCCGACATGTCCTTCCTGCTTTTGGACGGTTACTTCAAGCTAGGCCAACGCGATCGCGCCGCGGCCTTGGGACCGGTCCTCATCCGCAAGTTCCCGGAAGAAGCCAAGCAGTCCTTGCCTTTGGCCATCCTGTTCTACGAGACCAAGCAGCGGGCCAAGGCCAAGGAAATCCTCGAGACTTACGTGCGCAACACGCCGAGCGAAGAGGCCTTCTACTACCTGGGCAAATGCTATTACGACGAGAAGAACTGGGAACAGGCGATCAACAGCCTCGACCGCGCCGACCTGAACCGGCCCGACGTGCTGCGCATGCTCGGCGAATCCTATATCGCCAACAAGGAGCCCGAGCGCGCCATCAAGGCCTACGAGGACTACTACGCCAAGACCAAGGACATCAAGGTGCTGGCCGAGTTGTATACCCTGTATAAGAGGACGCAGGACACCGAAGGCACCCGCGCCATCCTGGAGCGCCTCATCGCGGCCGAACCCGGGAATTACGACTACCGGGTGGAATTGGCCGAATTGTACCGCGGCAAAGGCGATACCAAGAAGGCCGAAGCGCAGTACGAGATGATCCTGAAGAAGATCCCGAACCATCCCGCATCCAACATGAACTACGGGATGATCCTGGCGGCCCGCAAGGACTACGCCAAGGCCACCCATATGCTGGAAACCGGATTGGCCAAGTTCCCGGACAGCGCCATGGGTTGGCGTTACCTGGGCGATGCCTATCGCTCCGAGAAACGCTATCCGGCGGCCCTGGTAGCCTATAAGAAGGCCTATAAGTTGCAGCCGAACAGCCTGCCGTTGGCGGTGGCCAAGATGCAGATGACCAAGGAAGCGGGGAGTAGCGACGAACTGCCAGGGGCCTATGCGGACGTGGTGCGCCTGGATTCGTCCAACGTCGAGGCGGCCGCGGCGCTGGCCGACATCCGCTTCAACGACCGCAAGTACGCGGACGCGGCGGCCTTGTACGCCAAGGTCACCTCGGTAAAGGGCAATGACAAGAACCTGTGGGCCAACTACGGGAACGCCTTGATCGAGACCAAGGACATCGAAGGCGCCAAGCGGGCCTTGCAGCGCGCGGTGGACCTGGGGGAGAAGAGCCCCAAGGTGATGACCAGCCTGGCCCGTATCTATAAGGAGGAAGGCAATAGCGAGAAGGCGGAGGCCATCCTTTCCGAGATGGTCAAGAAGGATCCCCGCAATCACCTGGCCTATTATTGGCTGGGCCAGATCGCCCTGGAACGCAACCAGCCCGGCGTGGCGGAGGATTACCTCAAGAAGGCCCAAGTGCTGGCCCCGACCAACCCCGATTACGTGGAAGCCTTGGCCCGGATGCAATACGGCAAGGATGAATTCGCTTCGGCGGCCAAGCTCCTGGAGCCGGTGAAGGCGAACCTCAGCACGCCCGGCCATCTCATGTACGGGGATTGCCTGATGAAGCAAGGCAAGAACGAAGCGGCCCTGGCCGAGATCAACGCGGTGTTCGTCAAGGATCCTTCGGCTCCGGTGTTGGCTAAGCTGGCCGAGTTGCAGATCAACAAGGGGAACGATCGCGAAGCCATCCGCCTGATCGAGGCCTCGGATTTCAAGGGCGACACCACGGTCCAGTTCGCCCTGGCGAAGGCGCGCGTGGATTCCCGCGAGACCGATCGCGCCCGCGAGATCCTCGATCGCCTGATCAAGATGAACAAGTACAATGCCGGTTATTGGCATTACCGCGGCCTCAGCTACTACTACGATCACAATTACGGGAAAGCCAAGAAGGACTTCGATCAGGCCCTGGACATCAACCAGGATTACATGGACGCGGTCTACCATATCGGCTTGTGCCTATTGAAGGACGGAAGCTCGACCGACGCCAAGAACTACTTCAAGGAGTTGTCGCAGCACGCCAATGCGAGCTGGCAAGCCAAGGGTTTCCTGGGCCTGGCCATGGCCTTCGAGGCCGAGCGGAAGTACGAAGCGGCCGAGAATTTCCTGCAGAAGTCGAACGCCGCCGAGGAAAATCCCGAGGCCCTGAGCCTATTGGCCAAGGTGCTGCTCAAGCTGCGTAAGCCCAGCGAGGCGGAGAAGAACGCGCGCCGCGCCCTGGAATTGCAGCCGGGCAACTCCGTGGCGGTGGCCGCCATGGGCGACGTGCTCTTGGCGCAAAACCGCAAACCCGAAGCGGTGTCCCTGGTCAAGAAGGCGTTGGAAGGCAATCCCAATTCCTGCGATCTGCTGATCGGTTCCGCCAAGGTCAATTTCGCGGCGGGCAATTACGAGACCAGCAAGCAGAACAGCACGTACGCCATTTCCATCTGCCCCGAAGAGGCTTCGCCTTACTACTACGCCGGCGTGGTCGCCGACAAGAAGTACGACAAGAAGCAGGCCAAGGACTATTTCAAGGCCTTCAAGAAGCACGGCGGCGACGAAGGCATGCTGCCGGCGGATTACCGCTAG
- a CDS encoding tetratricopeptide repeat protein, whose amino-acid sequence MSYRTFNRKSSFFCLGRASAHASLILAMVLALAGAGRADGPKTAEDWFKRANEMYQEGAVDEAIGSLQEAIKLKPDYAEALNLLGAAYVESGEFAKAVEPYKKASELKPNDYSILLGYSNALEGAGRQDDELPVVKKLFNLNKGDMVTGIKFLTLIEAAGREKYVNDYIAVLEDLRKLPNFDPAYTAKLARAYNKTGDYAKAAGVYQELVKDHPDNGEYWTGLANAQAKIDPDAARESYKKAILYTDRADDRAKLEKSMAALGKGAGKTAAATPAPAAAPAQPAATAAPAATPAKPAAPPVAAAPSAPSAAEKAKAEADAQAAAKAQVAADAAAAKKAAEAKADADKAAKAQAIANAAAAEADKAAMAKARQDSIAQSQAEKKAAAEVKAAAERQAKDEVARLAKARQDSIAQAQAEKKANADAEAAAAKKAAAVKAEAKAESDRLAKEDAARLAKAKQDSIAQAKASAEADKTAKAEAARLAKEEAARVAKARQDSLAQAQAEKKAAVEAAAKTKAESDRLAKEEAARLAKAKQDSTAQAKAAADGSSPPG is encoded by the coding sequence ATGTCTTATCGCACGTTCAACCGCAAATCTTCCTTCTTCTGCCTGGGACGCGCAAGCGCGCATGCTTCCCTGATCCTGGCCATGGTGCTCGCTTTGGCGGGCGCGGGTCGGGCCGACGGCCCTAAGACCGCGGAAGATTGGTTCAAGCGCGCGAACGAAATGTACCAGGAAGGAGCGGTGGACGAAGCCATCGGCTCCCTCCAGGAAGCCATCAAGCTGAAGCCCGACTACGCCGAGGCCTTGAACCTCTTGGGCGCCGCCTACGTCGAGTCGGGCGAGTTCGCCAAAGCGGTCGAACCTTACAAGAAGGCTTCGGAGCTTAAGCCCAACGATTATTCCATTCTGCTCGGTTACTCCAACGCCTTGGAAGGCGCGGGCCGCCAGGACGACGAGCTGCCGGTGGTGAAAAAGCTCTTCAACCTGAATAAGGGCGACATGGTTACGGGGATCAAGTTTCTGACCTTGATCGAAGCCGCCGGCCGCGAGAAATACGTCAACGACTATATCGCGGTGCTGGAGGATTTGCGTAAGCTCCCGAACTTCGATCCCGCCTATACCGCCAAGCTGGCGCGCGCCTACAATAAGACCGGCGATTACGCCAAGGCCGCCGGCGTTTACCAGGAACTGGTGAAGGACCATCCGGATAACGGCGAATACTGGACCGGCCTCGCCAACGCCCAAGCCAAGATCGATCCCGACGCCGCCCGCGAATCCTATAAGAAGGCGATCCTCTATACCGATCGCGCCGACGACCGCGCCAAGTTGGAAAAGTCCATGGCCGCCCTGGGCAAGGGAGCGGGCAAAACCGCTGCCGCCACGCCCGCACCGGCCGCCGCTCCCGCCCAACCCGCCGCCACTGCGGCCCCTGCCGCAACCCCGGCCAAGCCCGCCGCTCCCCCGGTAGCAGCGGCGCCGTCCGCGCCGTCCGCCGCTGAAAAGGCGAAGGCGGAAGCCGATGCCCAAGCCGCCGCGAAAGCCCAGGTCGCCGCCGATGCCGCCGCCGCCAAGAAGGCTGCCGAAGCCAAGGCCGACGCCGACAAGGCCGCCAAGGCGCAAGCGATCGCCAACGCCGCCGCCGCCGAAGCCGATAAGGCCGCGATGGCCAAGGCCCGGCAGGACAGCATCGCGCAGTCGCAAGCCGAGAAGAAGGCCGCCGCCGAAGTGAAGGCCGCCGCCGAACGCCAAGCCAAGGATGAAGTGGCGCGCTTGGCCAAGGCCCGCCAGGACAGCATCGCGCAAGCCCAAGCCGAAAAGAAGGCCAATGCGGATGCGGAAGCGGCCGCCGCTAAGAAGGCGGCGGCAGTCAAAGCCGAAGCCAAGGCCGAATCCGATCGGCTGGCCAAGGAAGACGCAGCCCGCCTTGCCAAGGCGAAGCAGGATAGCATAGCCCAGGCCAAGGCGAGCGCCGAAGCCGACAAGACCGCGAAGGCGGAAGCCGCCCGCCTCGCCAAGGAAGAGGCCGCGCGCGTGGCGAAGGCCCGTCAGGACAGCTTGGCCCAGGCCCAGGCCGAGAAGAAGGCCGCCGTGGAAGCCGCCGCCAAGACCAAGGCCGAATCCGATCGGTTGGCCAAGGAGGAGGCAGCCCGCCTCGCCAAGGCGAAGCAGGACAGCACCGCCCAGGCCAAGGCCGCGGCGGATGGAAGCAGCCCGCCTGGCTAA